From the genome of Natrinema marinum:
TGATACGACGCCGGTGCGTATTAACCAGCGGGGTCGCGCCGGCGCGTGCGTGTCGCCCGCGATATCGTCGTTCTCTCGAGACGAAGCGTAGCAAAACACCTATCCGGGTCGTCGGAATCACGGACTGATAGTGACGGGAAATTCGTATACCGCCATTCGACGGTGCCCGGAGTGTGATCGGGCCGTCAATCGATTCGTGAACGGTGCCCGGTGTCCCTCCTGCCGGGCGGCCGTCTTCGGCGCACAGTCCTCCGATGAAGTGGGGAACGCGACCTCGAGTTAGTCCCCGCACTCGCGGCGACTTACTTCTCCTCGACGTGGCGGACCTCGCAGGCGATGCCGCGCGTGCTCTCTGCCATCTCGCGGCCGAACATCTCCGCGCGGCCGACGGCGAACGCCTGCGGCCCCTCGACGAGCACTTCGTCGCCGACGCGGATCTCCTCGTCGGCGTCGACGACGCCCGGCGCGAGGACGCTGCCGTGGGGGACGAAGCCGTCGATCTCGACTCGCTTGACGGGCGCATCGCTCTCGAGCCATCGCTTGGCTCCCTCGAGCGTAAAGGAGAGGGTGCCGTACTGGGGGACCATCGTCGCGAGCTGGGTGTCGTCGGGGTCGCGGACCTGGATCTTCGGGTAGCGGCTGGTCGTCTGGATGTCCTCGAAGAGGTCGTCGCCGGCCCCGTCGCCGAGCAGGTAATCCGCGATGGCGCGGACGGTGTTGTGCTCGCGCTCGCGCTTGGAGTACTTGAGTTCGCCCGATAGGGCTTCCGAGAGGTTCGCGAGCGACTCGTCGGCCGTCGGATGGCCGCCCTCGGGGACGGTGTAGGTGATCTCGAGGTCGAGGCTCTCCTCGACGCGCTCGACGATGTCGCGGTAGCCCTCGTCGGGGACGTGCGCGACGATTTTCGGGTACTCGTTGCGCTCGAGGTAGCGCTCGAGGACCGCGCTCACGAACTGCTTTTCGTCCTCGGACCAGCGGCCCGTGACCACGGTGTCGTAGTGCTGTGCGGGGTAGGTCGTCTCGAGTTCCTGGGGGACGACGCCGATCGGTGAGGTCATCGAGACGAGGTGGGCCCGCCACTGGATGGCGTCGTGGAACTGGCGGTGGCTCTGGGACTCGCTGTAGGGTTTGGCGGCCGAACAGGGGACCAGCACGAGCGGGTTTTTGAAGCGGTTCCGGTACCGCGTCGTCACCCGGTCCGCGAAGCGCTGAATTTCGACCCGGCGGAGCGTGTCCGCGGTCGCGGCGCTGATCTGGGCGTCTCGGAGAATTGGTGTCCGCTTCTCGAGGTAGCCCCACTGCGAGTCGAGTTCGCGCATCGCCGCGGTGAGCCACTGGTCCTGTCGGGCCTGTCCCTCGACGTAGTCTCGCAGGCGCCCGTCGCGGATCCGCCGGCGGACGATCGCGAGTTCGGCTTCGAGCGCGTTGACGTTGTGTTCGGCGCAGTCCTCACGGGTAAACTCCTCGCGTGGCTGCCGGCAGGCCGGACACGAGCAGGGGAGTTCCTCGAGGTCCTCGAGGAAGTACGCCTCGTCGGTCGTCAGATACCGCCCTTCGGTCCCCTTCACGACGGCCGCGGTTTCGTCGAAGAGGTCGACGCCGGCGTAGGCCAACACGGCGACGTTTCGCGGCGTCGCCACCCCGGAGAACAGCACGGCGGTGTCGGCCGGAATCGCCTCGCGGACGCTGACGACGGCTTCGACGAGCGCCGCGCCGTGGCCCATCACGGACTGGCCGTTCGACAGGGCGTAGGCGTCCGTCCCGTGGTTGTCGGCCTGCTCGCTCGAGACGACGGCGACGCTGGGGTAGTCGACGTCGGGGTAGTCGACGGCGAACGACTCTTGGACTTCCTCGGGAGTCCCCCCCGGAAACGCCCGGTGAGGGAGGACGGTCAGCCGCGAGTCGTCGCCCTCGGGAACGTCTCGGTCCGCGCTCCAGAGCGAGCCCGCATCCTCGAGAATATCGTCGACGAGTGCGGGCGTCGTCACCGGCGACGAGAGGCGGAGTTCGCCCACGCGCGCGGCCCCGTCGCGCTCGTGGATTTCGAAGTAGTCGGTCATACGCGATATGACCGGGGCGAGCGAAAGAGGCTGTCGATAGCGAACGATCGCGCCCTCGAGTGTGGACGCGCTGTAGGTCATCGGTACGGTTCGATGATCGTTCGGTACGGTAATTGGTAGTAGGCGAGTAAAGTCACGATAATCAACCTTTATGCTATTGGAGTCGAAGTTCGAATCATGCCAGCACCTGAATCACAACCGAAGCTCCGATCGAAGGACGGCCTTCGCGCCGTTCTCGCCGTCCTGTTGGTCGCAGCTGTCGGCGTCGCGACGATCGGTTTGCCCGCCGTCTACGGCGGCATGACGACCACTGCAACCGCAGCACAGCCTTCCCCCGACATCGAATCGTACGACAGCGTCGCCCAGGCCGAGTCGGGCCTCGGTCCGGCCGACGAGATCTACCTCCGCGAGGACGGCAGTGCCGTCCTCCAGTACGACAGTCAGTCTGATTCCGGCACACTCGATCTGGGGATGGACGTCAGCGAAGGGCTCGTCCACGTGCTCGTCGTCGACAACATCAGCAACGAGGATGCCGAGTACGAGGAAGCGAGTTTCTCGGCGCTCCTCAATCAGGAGGGGCTCTCCGGAGACGGCTCGCTCGTGATGGAACAACCGGATTCGCTGAAAGACCTCTCCGTCGACATCTCGGGCGAGGTCTCCGAAGAAGCCAACCAGTTCGACGCGACCGCCTCCGGCACGTTCGAGAGCGAGTCGTCGGGCATGGGCATCGGGGCGGTCAGTACCGATGGAACCGTCTCCGCGACCCCCGATCGACTCGAGACGAGCGGCTCCGTCTCGGTCGACGGCGGGATGGGCGCGACCGGTGGCGACATGCAGATGGACGTTTCCTTAGCGGACACCGGGAGCAGTTACGTCCTCGACGTGAGCCAGAAGCAGCCGGTCTCCGACTGGTCCGCCAGCCAGTGGGAGACCCGAGAGAAAGCCAAACAGACCCTCCAGCAGCAGTACGGAAACCTCGCGACGGGGCTGGGCGGCTCCAGTGAGATCACGATCTCGAGCTACGACTTCGAGGAGCGATCCACCGGCCAGCACCGTCTCGAACTCGACTTCACCGTCGAGTACACCGGGATCGACAGCGGTATCGAACAACAGCTCGCGACCCAGCTCGCCAGCGATCCGACGACCGATCTGAGCCAGTCCGAAGCCGACGAGATCGCAGCCACCGTCACCGACCTCGAGATCGAGACCCTCGAGTTCACGCTCGACAGCAGTAGCGGCTCGATGGAGGCCACGTGGAACGTCGCCATCGCGAACTACGACGAACTCACGCTCGCGATGCTCGACCTCGCCGAGGCGAGTTCGACCAGCAGCGGCATGGCCCAGGAGGACCTCGAGAAGATGCGAACGAGAATCGAGGCACAGCAGGCGGCCGGCCTCGAGTCGACGTTCGAGTGGGACGTCTCGATGGAGCAGACGTCCGACCAGGAGATGACGCTCGACGCCGAAGCCACGGGTGACACGAACAATTGGGACGCGTACATCGACGAACTCGAGTCGCGAGACGTCGAGCCCCCGCAAGACGTCACATTCGAGATGACCGCCGAGACGAACGACGGCGAACTCGCGCTCGACGCGCAGTTCGAACTCGAGGCCGAGGATCTGGCCAGCCAGGCGGTCAAAAGCTGGGCCCAGTCGATGCAGGGTGCGCCGACGGGAACGACGATGTCCTCGGACACCAACGAGTTCGTCACGGCCCTATCCGAGTCCGAACTCGAGGTCGCCCGGGTCGACGCGAACCTCGGCGACGGCACGGTGCGCGTCGAAGGCGGTGCGAAGTTCGAGGACATGAGCAAGATCACGAGCACCATCAGTGACTCCCTCGCCATCAGCGGCGTCTCCTCCGAGATGAACGGCGACACCGCGTCGATGTACGTCTACGTCGACAGCATGGGCGATGTCGACACCGCGTCCGCGACGAAAGCGGATATCGAACACCTCAGCGTCGTCGGGAGCGAGACGACCGTCCACGCGGCCGGCGAGTGGGACGAGGAGTTCCCGTCGGTCGACGCCGAAGCGATGAACAACTACCTCGAGAGCGAAAGCGGCGGCGACGAAGGAGACGACGAGGGCGGCGACAGTGTCCCCGGCTTCGGATTCGGGGCCAGCCTCGCGTCGGTCGCCGCGTTGCTGACGGCGCTCGTCCTCCGACGGCGCGAGTAGGGCGGTCGAACGACGACGCGTTTTTTCGAGGGGCACTGTGCCAGCGACGAATCGATAGTCGATCCCACAGGTCGACCGTCGTCCCGTCGGCGTGACGAGCGACCTTGTTTCGCGAATCAGACCAGATACGGTTTATTTGCCGGTATTCAATACCCGGTATGGAACCACCGATCGCAGCTACGGGTGACGGAGCAGTCGGGCGCCGGACCGTCCTCGGTAGCGTCGCGGCCGCCTGTCTCGGCTCGATCGCCGGGTGTGTCGGCGACGAAGGGACCGCGAACGCCCCCGATCCGATCAGTATCGACGCGGAACACGCCTGTGACAACTGTACGATGGCCGTCGGAAATCACCCCGGTCCGGCCGGCCAGTCCCATTACGAGGACCCGACGGCCGTCCTCGACGAGGACCGGCCGGCGCAGTTTTGCAGCACGCTCTGTACGTACGCGTTCACGTTCGACCAGCAGCGCGAAAGCGAGCCCGTCGTCTCGTACCTGACCGACTACTCGGCGGTCGAGTACGAGGTCGACGACAGCGGCCAGCGGACAGTCATCTCTCGTCACCTCGAGGCCGACGCGTTCGGCGATGTCTCGGGGCTCACCATGATCGCCGACAGCGATGTCGAGGGCTCGATGGGGAGAACGATGATTCCGTTCGGCGACGCCGACGAGGCCGAGGAATTTCAGGCCGAATACGGCGGCGATAGCTACGAAAATGACGAAGTCACGCAGGAACTGGTAATGTCGCTGATGAACTGACCGGCGGATCAGTCCGGTAGGGAGGTCGGTTCTCGACTGCGAGCGTCGACTACCGGTTCAACACCCACGTCGCGATGCCGAGCGACGCGCCCGTCCAGCCGCCGAAGCTTAGCAGGCTCGCGATCGGTGCCGCCGCCGCGGGTCCGGTCCCCGACGCGACGACGATGGCGCTCTCGAAGACGAGCCCTCGATAGGCGCTGAGCGGGCTGATCGCGAGCGCGTAGACGAGGCTCTCGTCGCCGATTGCGCCGGCCGAGAAGCCGTAGACCAGCGCCAGGTCCAGCCCGACCAGCAGGACGACGAGCGCGACCACCGACAGCGCGAGCGCGCTGCGCGTGCCGCTGACCACCGCCGAGATCGCGATCGCGACGGCGAGGACGGTCAGCGCGAACAGCACCGTCAGGACGACGAACCGGGCGAACAGGACCGGCGAGTCGGCACCGGAGTGCGAGGCGTACAGCGTCCGGCCCTCGTCTTCGAAGACGACGACCGCGAGCGCGGCGAGGACGAGCGGGACGACGACGGCGGTCACCAGTCCTATCGCCCGTCCGGCGTAGACGCCGAAGACGATATCGCGGCTCGAGACGGGATATGTCTGCAGCACGTCGAGCTCGCCGCGCTGTGCGTCGCCGAGGATGGCGCGATAGCCGAAGGCGACGGCGACCACCGGGACGAGCAACTCGAGCGGCGTGAGCAGGTCGACCAGCGTCGGGACGTAGCCGGCGCGGACGCTCCCGCCGACCCAGGCGATGCCCAGGACGACGGCGGTGAACGCGAGTCCGAGAACGAAAAACGTCCGAGTGCGCGCGACCGTGCGGAGTTCCCGTCCGACGATCGTCTCGAGACGGCGTCTCGAGCCGGGGGCCGTCGGTCGCGAGCGGTCGGACTGCGTCCCCTCCCCTGTGGTGGCCTCGCCGGGCCGGGTCGCGTCGCCGCTCATGCGCGCTCACCCAGTACCGCCACGGTGTCTCGCTCGCCGCCGACGGCCTCGTCGTAGACCGGGCGCAGCGAGGCGGCGCCCAGACGCTCGCGCAGGTTGGCCGTCGACCCCTGCTCGACGGTCCGTCCGTCCGCGAGGATGAGCACGTCGTCGGCGACCCGCTCGACGAGTTCCAGGTCGTGGGAACTCAACAGGACCGCGATCCCGTCGTCGGCGAGGGTCGACGCCACGTCGAAGACGTGCAGCCGCATGCCGGGATCTAACCCGCTGCCGGGCTCGTCGAGGATGACGATCGGGGGGTCGCCGATCGTCGCCTGCGCGATGCCGAGCAGCCGCGTCATCCCGCCGGAGAGGGCCTCGACGTTCCGATCGGCCGCGTCCTCGAGGCCGATCCGCTCTAGCTGTGCCATCGCGTCGGTCTCGTCGCCGCCGACGAGCGACGCGTAGAAGCGAAGCGTCTCGAGGGCCGTGAACCCAGGCCGAAACGCCGGATGTTGGGGTAGGTAGCCGATCCGTCTGGCGGTGTCGGGACCGTTGTACGCGACGTCGCCCGCCGTCGGCTCGTGGAGGCCGGCGAGGACGCGGATGAGCGTCGTCTTGCCGGAGCCGTTCGGGCCGATCAGGGCCGTCACGCGGCCGCGTTCGACGGTCGCGGAGACATCCCGGAGCACGGAGACCGCCCCGTAGTCGTGGTCGATACCGGTCGCCTCGAGGATGGGTGTCGTGTCAGTCATTGCTCGTCTGCGTCGGTTCGTAACAGGTCCAGGCGTCGTCGGCCCACTCGGTCCGCTCGAGCAGGTCGGGATTGTTCGGCGCGCAACTCGGCGCTCGGTCGACGATGCTGCCGGTCCGCATCCCGGGGACGGAGCCCTCGAGTCCGGCGAGGGCCTCGAGTGCCGGTGCCCGGGCGAGCGTCGGCGTTCCGTCGGTTCGATGCAAGCGCCTGTCGACGGGATCGGTCGGCGAGTACGTCAGATCGGACTGGCCACCGCTGGCGACGCCGGCGGCGCCCTGCCAGTAGTTGCCGCGGCCCTCGTGGTTCCAGACCCGGAGTGGGCCCGACATCGCGGTGGCGTGGACGTCGTTGCCGACGAAGTCGTTGTCGACGACGCGGTTCGTCGGTAACATGGCGCTCGCCTCCGCGCCCACGTCGTTGCCGACGATGACGTTGTGCTCGTAGATCGACGTGGTCGAGTCGACGCGGAGCCCGAGCCCGTTGTTCGCCACGAGGTTGTACGCGACGTAGGTTCCGCTCCCGCCCGGGCTGATGCCGGCTTCGGCGTTCCGGACCGCGTTCCCGACGACGGCGTTCCGTTCGGGACCTGTCATGATCATAATGGCGTGGTTGGGCTGCTCGCGCAGGGCGTTGTCGGCGACGAGGCTGTCGCCCGTGTACATCAGGTGGACGCCGAGGAAGTTGTTCTCGATCGTGTTCGATCTGACGACGGTCTCGGGCGCCCGGTAGAGGTAAACCCCGTTTCTGCCGCCGCGGAACGTCGAGTTCTCGACGACGCTGGGCGACTGGAACAGCAGGGCTCCGGCGAGCCCGTCGGTCGGACCGGGCCCGGCTACCGTCGTGTTCCGGACGACGGCCGCTTCGCTCTGGTAGGCGATGATCCCGCTGGCCGGCGTCTCGATGCTGACGTTCTGGACGAGAAGGCCCGCCGCGCCGTAGGCCGCGATCCCGGCGTCGGTCCCGGCGTAATACTTCGTGAACGTGGCGTCCCACGCCTGTTCGTCGATCTCGACCGGCAGGTCGCCGCCCTCGCGCGTCACGTTTCCGACCCCGGTGATGTCGATCCCCCGAACCGCCGCTCGCTCGCTGGTGACGGTGATCACCGAGCCGTTGCCGTCGCCGCGAAGCGTCGCGTTCCCCTCGCCGGCGAGCGTGATCGGGCGATCGATCTCGATCTTCTCGGCGTACGTCCCGTTCGGGAGAACGACGGTCGTGTTCGCCGGCGCCCGATCGATCGCCGTCTGGACGGTGGCCGCGTCCTCGCCGACGACCAGCGACGTCGGTCGCTCGGCGAGGGTAGCCGACTGCCCGACCCACTCGTCCGCTCGCTGCCGGTGGTCGTCGACCCGGTCGCGAGCGATCGCCGCGTCGTCGCGGTCGAACGAGCGCTCGAGGACCCCGTCCCACTGCACCACGGTGCCGCCGTGCTCGTCGGTGAACGCCTGCGCGTCGTCGCGGTCGGCGAACGGGACGACGGTCTTCCCGGCCGGGGTCCGCGCCTCGCTGTCGACGACGAACCACGCCGTCTCGGCGTCGGTCCAG
Proteins encoded in this window:
- the arcS gene encoding archaeosine synthase subunit alpha — encoded protein: MTDYFEIHERDGAARVGELRLSSPVTTPALVDDILEDAGSLWSADRDVPEGDDSRLTVLPHRAFPGGTPEEVQESFAVDYPDVDYPSVAVVSSEQADNHGTDAYALSNGQSVMGHGAALVEAVVSVREAIPADTAVLFSGVATPRNVAVLAYAGVDLFDETAAVVKGTEGRYLTTDEAYFLEDLEELPCSCPACRQPREEFTREDCAEHNVNALEAELAIVRRRIRDGRLRDYVEGQARQDQWLTAAMRELDSQWGYLEKRTPILRDAQISAATADTLRRVEIQRFADRVTTRYRNRFKNPLVLVPCSAAKPYSESQSHRQFHDAIQWRAHLVSMTSPIGVVPQELETTYPAQHYDTVVTGRWSEDEKQFVSAVLERYLERNEYPKIVAHVPDEGYRDIVERVEESLDLEITYTVPEGGHPTADESLANLSEALSGELKYSKREREHNTVRAIADYLLGDGAGDDLFEDIQTTSRYPKIQVRDPDDTQLATMVPQYGTLSFTLEGAKRWLESDAPVKRVEIDGFVPHGSVLAPGVVDADEEIRVGDEVLVEGPQAFAVGRAEMFGREMAESTRGIACEVRHVEEK
- a CDS encoding nitrous oxide reductase accessory protein NosL; this encodes MEPPIAATGDGAVGRRTVLGSVAAACLGSIAGCVGDEGTANAPDPISIDAEHACDNCTMAVGNHPGPAGQSHYEDPTAVLDEDRPAQFCSTLCTYAFTFDQQRESEPVVSYLTDYSAVEYEVDDSGQRTVISRHLEADAFGDVSGLTMIADSDVEGSMGRTMIPFGDADEAEEFQAEYGGDSYENDEVTQELVMSLMN
- a CDS encoding ABC transporter permease, producing MSGDATRPGEATTGEGTQSDRSRPTAPGSRRRLETIVGRELRTVARTRTFFVLGLAFTAVVLGIAWVGGSVRAGYVPTLVDLLTPLELLVPVVAVAFGYRAILGDAQRGELDVLQTYPVSSRDIVFGVYAGRAIGLVTAVVVPLVLAALAVVVFEDEGRTLYASHSGADSPVLFARFVVLTVLFALTVLAVAIAISAVVSGTRSALALSVVALVVLLVGLDLALVYGFSAGAIGDESLVYALAISPLSAYRGLVFESAIVVASGTGPAAAAPIASLLSFGGWTGASLGIATWVLNR
- a CDS encoding ABC transporter ATP-binding protein gives rise to the protein MTDTTPILEATGIDHDYGAVSVLRDVSATVERGRVTALIGPNGSGKTTLIRVLAGLHEPTAGDVAYNGPDTARRIGYLPQHPAFRPGFTALETLRFYASLVGGDETDAMAQLERIGLEDAADRNVEALSGGMTRLLGIAQATIGDPPIVILDEPGSGLDPGMRLHVFDVASTLADDGIAVLLSSHDLELVERVADDVLILADGRTVEQGSTANLRERLGAASLRPVYDEAVGGERDTVAVLGERA
- a CDS encoding NosD domain-containing protein, producing the protein MIDRSASTVFLSLLLVTSLCAAGLFAVDVGSTSPEPVAFDDTVSVGLTLESEYSLEDAVELPRAQVFYSQYQYVVGYYGVETFVENQRQPAHGQRFGYPLAVYVSDYGDTGVELTDEGYPVTDGSPGWTDAETAWFVVDSEARTPAGKTVVPFADRDDAQAFTDEHGGTVVQWDGVLERSFDRDDAAIARDRVDDHRQRADEWVGQSATLAERPTSLVVGEDAATVQTAIDRAPANTTVVLPNGTYAEKIEIDRPITLAGEGNATLRGDGNGSVITVTSERAAVRGIDITGVGNVTREGGDLPVEIDEQAWDATFTKYYAGTDAGIAAYGAAGLLVQNVSIETPASGIIAYQSEAAVVRNTTVAGPGPTDGLAGALLFQSPSVVENSTFRGGRNGVYLYRAPETVVRSNTIENNFLGVHLMYTGDSLVADNALREQPNHAIMIMTGPERNAVVGNAVRNAEAGISPGGSGTYVAYNLVANNGLGLRVDSTTSIYEHNVIVGNDVGAEASAMLPTNRVVDNDFVGNDVHATAMSGPLRVWNHEGRGNYWQGAAGVASGGQSDLTYSPTDPVDRRLHRTDGTPTLARAPALEALAGLEGSVPGMRTGSIVDRAPSCAPNNPDLLERTEWADDAWTCYEPTQTSND